From a single Miscanthus floridulus cultivar M001 chromosome 8, ASM1932011v1, whole genome shotgun sequence genomic region:
- the LOC136470622 gene encoding uncharacterized protein codes for MAIPNYTYLKLKMLGLNDVITVSSTFSHGVTCDREHFELATAIINSFELPRLGESSTLTVPDYNKPNSSMAFHPFEETKAVGIDPTDPTKTVRIGTQLPAK; via the coding sequence atggcgatccccaactacacctacctcaagctgaagatgctgggactGAACGATGTCATCACCGTAAGCAGCACCTTCTCGCACGGCgtcacgtgcgaccgcgagcatttcgagctcgccaccgcGATCATCAACTCGTTCGAGCTCCCgcggctcggggagtcatcgaccctAACAGTaccagactacaacaaaccaaactCCTCAATGGCCTTCCACCCgttcgaggaaaccaaggcggtgggaattgaccccactgacccaaccaaaacggtgcggatcgggacccagctcccggccaaatag